From the genome of Symphalangus syndactylus isolate Jambi chromosome 5, NHGRI_mSymSyn1-v2.1_pri, whole genome shotgun sequence, one region includes:
- the TRIM69 gene encoding E3 ubiquitin-protein ligase TRIM69 isoform X2, whose amino-acid sequence MNDSITHLPSKVVIQDITMELHCPLCNDWFRDPLMLSCGHNFCQACIQDFWRLQTKETFCPECKMLCQYSNCTFNLVLDKLVEKIKKLPLLKGHPQCPEHGENLKLFSKPDGKLICFQCKDARLSVGQSKEFLPISDAVRFFMEELAIQQSQLETTLKELQSLRNMQKEAIAAHKENKLHLQQHMSMEFLKLHQFLHSKEKDILTELREEGKALNEEMELNLSQLQEQCLLAKDMLDITTLLDSLEQGMRVLATRGLISRKLNLGQYKGPIQYMVWREMQDTLCPGLSPLTLDRKTAHPNLVLSKSQTSVWHGDIKKVMPDDPERFDSSVAVLGSKGFTSGKWYWEVEVAKKTKWTVGVVRESIIRKGSCPLTPEQGFWLLRLRNQTDLKALDLPSCSLTLTNNLEKVGIYLDYEGGQVSFYDAKTMTHIYTFSNTFMEKLYPYFCPCLNDGGENKEPLHILHPQ is encoded by the exons ATGAATGATTCAATCACCCACCTACCCTCTAAAGTGGTGATACAAGATATTACTATGGAGCTACACTGCCCACTGTGCAATGATTGGTTCCGTGACCCACTGATGCTAAGCTGTGGCCACAACTTCTGTCAAGCCTGTATCCAAGACTTTTGGAGGCTGCAAACAAAGGAAACATTCTGTCCTGAGTGTAAGATGCTATGTCAGTATAGCAACTGTACATTCAACCTTGTACTGGACAAGTTGGTAGAGAAGATTAAGAAGTTACCCCTACTCAAGGGCCATCCACAGTGCCCAGAGCATGGAGAGAACCTGAAACTGTTCAGTAAACCAGATGGGAAACTGATCTGCTTTCAATGCAAGGATGCTCGGTTGTCTGTGGGGCAGTCTAAGGAGTTCCTGCCAATCTCTGATGCTGTCCGTTTCTTCATG GAGGAGCTTGCCATCCAACAGAGTCAACTGGAGACAACTCTGAAGGAGCTTCAGTCCCTGAGGAACATGCAGAAGGAAGCTATTGCTGCTCACAAG GAAAACAAGCTACATCTGCAGCAACATATGTCCATGGAGTTTTTAAAGCTGCATCAGttcctgcacagcaaagaaaaggacattttaaCTGAGCTCCGGGAAGAGGGGAAAGCCTTGAATGAGGAGATGGAGCTGAATCTGAGCCAGCTTCAGGAGCAATGTCTCTTAGCCAAGGATATGTTG gACATCACAACTCTCTTAGATAG CTTGGAGCAAGGAATGAGGGTGCTGGCAACCAGAGGGCTTATTTCCAGAAAGCTGAACCTGGGCCAGTACAAAGGTCCTATCCAGTACATGGTATGGAGGGAAATGCAGGACACTCTCTGCCCAG GCCTATCTCCATTAACTCTGGACCGTAAAACAGCTCACCCAAATCTGGTGCTCTCCAAAAGCCAAACCAGCGTTTGGCACGGTGACATTAAGAAGGTAATGCCTGATGATCCAGAGAGGTTTGACTCAAGTGTGGCTGTGCTGGGCTCAAAAGGCTTTACCTCTGGAAAGTGGTACTGGGAAGTAGAAGTAGCAAAGAAGACAAAATGGACAGTTGGAGTTGTCAGAGAATCCATCATTCGGAAGGGCAGCTGTCCTCTAACTCCTGAGCAAGGATTCTGGCTTTTAAGACTAAGGAACCAAACTGATCTAAAGGCTCTGGATTTGCCTTCTTGCAGTCTGACACTGACTAACAACCTCGAGAAGGTGGGCATATACCTGGATTATGAAGGAGGACAGGTGTCCTTCTACGATGCTAAAACCATGACTCACATTTACACCTTCAGTAACACTTTCATGGAGAAACTTTATCCCTACTTCTGCCCCTGCCTTAATGATGGCGGAGAGAATAAAGAACCATTGCACATCTTACATCCACAGTAA
- the TRIM69 gene encoding E3 ubiquitin-protein ligase TRIM69 isoform X4, which translates to MAQIQVSFNPSSNIDPGNYVEMNDSITHLPSKVVIQDITMELHCPLCNDWFRDPLMLSCGHNFCQACIQDFWRLQTKETFCPECKMLCQYSNCTFNLVLDKLVEKIKKLPLLKGHPQCPEHGENLKLFSKPDGKLICFQCKDARLSVGQSKEFLPISDAVRFFMEELAIQQSQLETTLKELQSLRNMQKEAIAAHKDITTLLDSLEQGMRVLATRGLISRKLNLGQYKGPIQYMVWREMQDTLCPGLSPLTLDRKTAHPNLVLSKSQTSVWHGDIKKVMPDDPERFDSSVAVLGSKGFTSGKWYWEVEVAKKTKWTVGVVRESIIRKGSCPLTPEQGFWLLRLRNQTDLKALDLPSCSLTLTNNLEKVGIYLDYEGGQVSFYDAKTMTHIYTFSNTFMEKLYPYFCPCLNDGGENKEPLHILHPQ; encoded by the exons GTATCCTTCAACCCCTCCTCCAACATCGATCCAGGCAACTATGTTGAAATGAATGATTCAATCACCCACCTACCCTCTAAAGTGGTGATACAAGATATTACTATGGAGCTACACTGCCCACTGTGCAATGATTGGTTCCGTGACCCACTGATGCTAAGCTGTGGCCACAACTTCTGTCAAGCCTGTATCCAAGACTTTTGGAGGCTGCAAACAAAGGAAACATTCTGTCCTGAGTGTAAGATGCTATGTCAGTATAGCAACTGTACATTCAACCTTGTACTGGACAAGTTGGTAGAGAAGATTAAGAAGTTACCCCTACTCAAGGGCCATCCACAGTGCCCAGAGCATGGAGAGAACCTGAAACTGTTCAGTAAACCAGATGGGAAACTGATCTGCTTTCAATGCAAGGATGCTCGGTTGTCTGTGGGGCAGTCTAAGGAGTTCCTGCCAATCTCTGATGCTGTCCGTTTCTTCATG GAGGAGCTTGCCATCCAACAGAGTCAACTGGAGACAACTCTGAAGGAGCTTCAGTCCCTGAGGAACATGCAGAAGGAAGCTATTGCTGCTCACAAG gACATCACAACTCTCTTAGATAG CTTGGAGCAAGGAATGAGGGTGCTGGCAACCAGAGGGCTTATTTCCAGAAAGCTGAACCTGGGCCAGTACAAAGGTCCTATCCAGTACATGGTATGGAGGGAAATGCAGGACACTCTCTGCCCAG GCCTATCTCCATTAACTCTGGACCGTAAAACAGCTCACCCAAATCTGGTGCTCTCCAAAAGCCAAACCAGCGTTTGGCACGGTGACATTAAGAAGGTAATGCCTGATGATCCAGAGAGGTTTGACTCAAGTGTGGCTGTGCTGGGCTCAAAAGGCTTTACCTCTGGAAAGTGGTACTGGGAAGTAGAAGTAGCAAAGAAGACAAAATGGACAGTTGGAGTTGTCAGAGAATCCATCATTCGGAAGGGCAGCTGTCCTCTAACTCCTGAGCAAGGATTCTGGCTTTTAAGACTAAGGAACCAAACTGATCTAAAGGCTCTGGATTTGCCTTCTTGCAGTCTGACACTGACTAACAACCTCGAGAAGGTGGGCATATACCTGGATTATGAAGGAGGACAGGTGTCCTTCTACGATGCTAAAACCATGACTCACATTTACACCTTCAGTAACACTTTCATGGAGAAACTTTATCCCTACTTCTGCCCCTGCCTTAATGATGGCGGAGAGAATAAAGAACCATTGCACATCTTACATCCACAGTAA
- the TRIM69 gene encoding E3 ubiquitin-protein ligase TRIM69 isoform X3 translates to MNDSITHLPSKVVIQDITMELHCPLCNDWFRDPLMLSCGHNFCQACIQDFWRLQTKETFCPECKMLCQYSNCTFNLVLDKLVEKIKKLPLLKGHPQCPEHGENLKLFSKPDGKLICFQCKDARLSVGQSKEFLPISDAVRFFMEELAIQQSQLETTLKELQSLRNMQKEAIAAHKENKLHLQQHMSMEFLKLHQFLHSKEKDILTELREEGKALNEEMELNLSQLQEQCLLAKDMLVSIQAKTEQQNSFDFLKDITTLLDSLEQGMRVLATRGLISRKLNLGQYKGPIQYMVWREMQDTLCPGLSPLTLDRKTAHPNLVLSKSQTSVWHGDIKKVMPDDPERFDSSVAVLGSKGFTSGKWYWEVEVAKKTKWTVGVVRESIIRKGSCPLTPEQGFWLLRLRNQTDLKALDLPSCSLTLTNNLEKVGIYLDYEGGQVSFYDAKTMTHIYTFSNTFMEKLYPYFCPCLNDGGENKEPLHILHPQ, encoded by the exons ATGAATGATTCAATCACCCACCTACCCTCTAAAGTGGTGATACAAGATATTACTATGGAGCTACACTGCCCACTGTGCAATGATTGGTTCCGTGACCCACTGATGCTAAGCTGTGGCCACAACTTCTGTCAAGCCTGTATCCAAGACTTTTGGAGGCTGCAAACAAAGGAAACATTCTGTCCTGAGTGTAAGATGCTATGTCAGTATAGCAACTGTACATTCAACCTTGTACTGGACAAGTTGGTAGAGAAGATTAAGAAGTTACCCCTACTCAAGGGCCATCCACAGTGCCCAGAGCATGGAGAGAACCTGAAACTGTTCAGTAAACCAGATGGGAAACTGATCTGCTTTCAATGCAAGGATGCTCGGTTGTCTGTGGGGCAGTCTAAGGAGTTCCTGCCAATCTCTGATGCTGTCCGTTTCTTCATG GAGGAGCTTGCCATCCAACAGAGTCAACTGGAGACAACTCTGAAGGAGCTTCAGTCCCTGAGGAACATGCAGAAGGAAGCTATTGCTGCTCACAAG GAAAACAAGCTACATCTGCAGCAACATATGTCCATGGAGTTTTTAAAGCTGCATCAGttcctgcacagcaaagaaaaggacattttaaCTGAGCTCCGGGAAGAGGGGAAAGCCTTGAATGAGGAGATGGAGCTGAATCTGAGCCAGCTTCAGGAGCAATGTCTCTTAGCCAAGGATATGTTGGTGAGCATTCAGGCAAAGACGGAACAACAGAACTCCTTCGACTTTCTCAAA gACATCACAACTCTCTTAGATAG CTTGGAGCAAGGAATGAGGGTGCTGGCAACCAGAGGGCTTATTTCCAGAAAGCTGAACCTGGGCCAGTACAAAGGTCCTATCCAGTACATGGTATGGAGGGAAATGCAGGACACTCTCTGCCCAG GCCTATCTCCATTAACTCTGGACCGTAAAACAGCTCACCCAAATCTGGTGCTCTCCAAAAGCCAAACCAGCGTTTGGCACGGTGACATTAAGAAGGTAATGCCTGATGATCCAGAGAGGTTTGACTCAAGTGTGGCTGTGCTGGGCTCAAAAGGCTTTACCTCTGGAAAGTGGTACTGGGAAGTAGAAGTAGCAAAGAAGACAAAATGGACAGTTGGAGTTGTCAGAGAATCCATCATTCGGAAGGGCAGCTGTCCTCTAACTCCTGAGCAAGGATTCTGGCTTTTAAGACTAAGGAACCAAACTGATCTAAAGGCTCTGGATTTGCCTTCTTGCAGTCTGACACTGACTAACAACCTCGAGAAGGTGGGCATATACCTGGATTATGAAGGAGGACAGGTGTCCTTCTACGATGCTAAAACCATGACTCACATTTACACCTTCAGTAACACTTTCATGGAGAAACTTTATCCCTACTTCTGCCCCTGCCTTAATGATGGCGGAGAGAATAAAGAACCATTGCACATCTTACATCCACAGTAA
- the TRIM69 gene encoding E3 ubiquitin-protein ligase TRIM69 isoform X1, with the protein MAQIQVSFNPSSNIDPGNYVEMNDSITHLPSKVVIQDITMELHCPLCNDWFRDPLMLSCGHNFCQACIQDFWRLQTKETFCPECKMLCQYSNCTFNLVLDKLVEKIKKLPLLKGHPQCPEHGENLKLFSKPDGKLICFQCKDARLSVGQSKEFLPISDAVRFFMEELAIQQSQLETTLKELQSLRNMQKEAIAAHKENKLHLQQHMSMEFLKLHQFLHSKEKDILTELREEGKALNEEMELNLSQLQEQCLLAKDMLVSIQAKTEQQNSFDFLKDITTLLDSLEQGMRVLATRGLISRKLNLGQYKGPIQYMVWREMQDTLCPGLSPLTLDRKTAHPNLVLSKSQTSVWHGDIKKVMPDDPERFDSSVAVLGSKGFTSGKWYWEVEVAKKTKWTVGVVRESIIRKGSCPLTPEQGFWLLRLRNQTDLKALDLPSCSLTLTNNLEKVGIYLDYEGGQVSFYDAKTMTHIYTFSNTFMEKLYPYFCPCLNDGGENKEPLHILHPQ; encoded by the exons GTATCCTTCAACCCCTCCTCCAACATCGATCCAGGCAACTATGTTGAAATGAATGATTCAATCACCCACCTACCCTCTAAAGTGGTGATACAAGATATTACTATGGAGCTACACTGCCCACTGTGCAATGATTGGTTCCGTGACCCACTGATGCTAAGCTGTGGCCACAACTTCTGTCAAGCCTGTATCCAAGACTTTTGGAGGCTGCAAACAAAGGAAACATTCTGTCCTGAGTGTAAGATGCTATGTCAGTATAGCAACTGTACATTCAACCTTGTACTGGACAAGTTGGTAGAGAAGATTAAGAAGTTACCCCTACTCAAGGGCCATCCACAGTGCCCAGAGCATGGAGAGAACCTGAAACTGTTCAGTAAACCAGATGGGAAACTGATCTGCTTTCAATGCAAGGATGCTCGGTTGTCTGTGGGGCAGTCTAAGGAGTTCCTGCCAATCTCTGATGCTGTCCGTTTCTTCATG GAGGAGCTTGCCATCCAACAGAGTCAACTGGAGACAACTCTGAAGGAGCTTCAGTCCCTGAGGAACATGCAGAAGGAAGCTATTGCTGCTCACAAG GAAAACAAGCTACATCTGCAGCAACATATGTCCATGGAGTTTTTAAAGCTGCATCAGttcctgcacagcaaagaaaaggacattttaaCTGAGCTCCGGGAAGAGGGGAAAGCCTTGAATGAGGAGATGGAGCTGAATCTGAGCCAGCTTCAGGAGCAATGTCTCTTAGCCAAGGATATGTTGGTGAGCATTCAGGCAAAGACGGAACAACAGAACTCCTTCGACTTTCTCAAA gACATCACAACTCTCTTAGATAG CTTGGAGCAAGGAATGAGGGTGCTGGCAACCAGAGGGCTTATTTCCAGAAAGCTGAACCTGGGCCAGTACAAAGGTCCTATCCAGTACATGGTATGGAGGGAAATGCAGGACACTCTCTGCCCAG GCCTATCTCCATTAACTCTGGACCGTAAAACAGCTCACCCAAATCTGGTGCTCTCCAAAAGCCAAACCAGCGTTTGGCACGGTGACATTAAGAAGGTAATGCCTGATGATCCAGAGAGGTTTGACTCAAGTGTGGCTGTGCTGGGCTCAAAAGGCTTTACCTCTGGAAAGTGGTACTGGGAAGTAGAAGTAGCAAAGAAGACAAAATGGACAGTTGGAGTTGTCAGAGAATCCATCATTCGGAAGGGCAGCTGTCCTCTAACTCCTGAGCAAGGATTCTGGCTTTTAAGACTAAGGAACCAAACTGATCTAAAGGCTCTGGATTTGCCTTCTTGCAGTCTGACACTGACTAACAACCTCGAGAAGGTGGGCATATACCTGGATTATGAAGGAGGACAGGTGTCCTTCTACGATGCTAAAACCATGACTCACATTTACACCTTCAGTAACACTTTCATGGAGAAACTTTATCCCTACTTCTGCCCCTGCCTTAATGATGGCGGAGAGAATAAAGAACCATTGCACATCTTACATCCACAGTAA
- the TRIM69 gene encoding E3 ubiquitin-protein ligase TRIM69 isoform X6: MSMEFLKLHQFLHSKEKDILTELREEGKALNEEMELNLSQLQEQCLLAKDMLDITTLLDSLEQGMRVLATRGLISRKLNLGQYKGPIQYMVWREMQDTLCPGLSPLTLDRKTAHPNLVLSKSQTSVWHGDIKKVMPDDPERFDSSVAVLGSKGFTSGKWYWEVEVAKKTKWTVGVVRESIIRKGSCPLTPEQGFWLLRLRNQTDLKALDLPSCSLTLTNNLEKVGIYLDYEGGQVSFYDAKTMTHIYTFSNTFMEKLYPYFCPCLNDGGENKEPLHILHPQ; this comes from the exons ATGTCCATGGAGTTTTTAAAGCTGCATCAGttcctgcacagcaaagaaaaggacattttaaCTGAGCTCCGGGAAGAGGGGAAAGCCTTGAATGAGGAGATGGAGCTGAATCTGAGCCAGCTTCAGGAGCAATGTCTCTTAGCCAAGGATATGTTG gACATCACAACTCTCTTAGATAG CTTGGAGCAAGGAATGAGGGTGCTGGCAACCAGAGGGCTTATTTCCAGAAAGCTGAACCTGGGCCAGTACAAAGGTCCTATCCAGTACATGGTATGGAGGGAAATGCAGGACACTCTCTGCCCAG GCCTATCTCCATTAACTCTGGACCGTAAAACAGCTCACCCAAATCTGGTGCTCTCCAAAAGCCAAACCAGCGTTTGGCACGGTGACATTAAGAAGGTAATGCCTGATGATCCAGAGAGGTTTGACTCAAGTGTGGCTGTGCTGGGCTCAAAAGGCTTTACCTCTGGAAAGTGGTACTGGGAAGTAGAAGTAGCAAAGAAGACAAAATGGACAGTTGGAGTTGTCAGAGAATCCATCATTCGGAAGGGCAGCTGTCCTCTAACTCCTGAGCAAGGATTCTGGCTTTTAAGACTAAGGAACCAAACTGATCTAAAGGCTCTGGATTTGCCTTCTTGCAGTCTGACACTGACTAACAACCTCGAGAAGGTGGGCATATACCTGGATTATGAAGGAGGACAGGTGTCCTTCTACGATGCTAAAACCATGACTCACATTTACACCTTCAGTAACACTTTCATGGAGAAACTTTATCCCTACTTCTGCCCCTGCCTTAATGATGGCGGAGAGAATAAAGAACCATTGCACATCTTACATCCACAGTAA
- the TRIM69 gene encoding E3 ubiquitin-protein ligase TRIM69 isoform X5 yields MSMEFLKLHQFLHSKEKDILTELREEGKALNEEMELNLSQLQEQCLLAKDMLVSIQAKTEQQNSFDFLKDITTLLDSLEQGMRVLATRGLISRKLNLGQYKGPIQYMVWREMQDTLCPGLSPLTLDRKTAHPNLVLSKSQTSVWHGDIKKVMPDDPERFDSSVAVLGSKGFTSGKWYWEVEVAKKTKWTVGVVRESIIRKGSCPLTPEQGFWLLRLRNQTDLKALDLPSCSLTLTNNLEKVGIYLDYEGGQVSFYDAKTMTHIYTFSNTFMEKLYPYFCPCLNDGGENKEPLHILHPQ; encoded by the exons ATGTCCATGGAGTTTTTAAAGCTGCATCAGttcctgcacagcaaagaaaaggacattttaaCTGAGCTCCGGGAAGAGGGGAAAGCCTTGAATGAGGAGATGGAGCTGAATCTGAGCCAGCTTCAGGAGCAATGTCTCTTAGCCAAGGATATGTTGGTGAGCATTCAGGCAAAGACGGAACAACAGAACTCCTTCGACTTTCTCAAA gACATCACAACTCTCTTAGATAG CTTGGAGCAAGGAATGAGGGTGCTGGCAACCAGAGGGCTTATTTCCAGAAAGCTGAACCTGGGCCAGTACAAAGGTCCTATCCAGTACATGGTATGGAGGGAAATGCAGGACACTCTCTGCCCAG GCCTATCTCCATTAACTCTGGACCGTAAAACAGCTCACCCAAATCTGGTGCTCTCCAAAAGCCAAACCAGCGTTTGGCACGGTGACATTAAGAAGGTAATGCCTGATGATCCAGAGAGGTTTGACTCAAGTGTGGCTGTGCTGGGCTCAAAAGGCTTTACCTCTGGAAAGTGGTACTGGGAAGTAGAAGTAGCAAAGAAGACAAAATGGACAGTTGGAGTTGTCAGAGAATCCATCATTCGGAAGGGCAGCTGTCCTCTAACTCCTGAGCAAGGATTCTGGCTTTTAAGACTAAGGAACCAAACTGATCTAAAGGCTCTGGATTTGCCTTCTTGCAGTCTGACACTGACTAACAACCTCGAGAAGGTGGGCATATACCTGGATTATGAAGGAGGACAGGTGTCCTTCTACGATGCTAAAACCATGACTCACATTTACACCTTCAGTAACACTTTCATGGAGAAACTTTATCCCTACTTCTGCCCCTGCCTTAATGATGGCGGAGAGAATAAAGAACCATTGCACATCTTACATCCACAGTAA